CCGGATAATCAAGTCCGGCAGAAATCGAGTGGCTTTCCATGGTTTGGCCATCCTCATCCTGGAGCATATAGCTGCGTGCACCGTGAAGGACCCCTGGGCGTCCATAATTCAGTGTTGCCGCGTGGCGAGGTGTATCCATGCCATCTCCAGCTGCCTCGAAGCCAAACATTTCAACCTCTGGGTCGTCCAAGAACGCGTGGAACAGGCCAATCGCGTTGGAACCGCCACCGACGCAAGCCGCCAGGGCGGTTGGCAAAAAGCCGTACTCGTCGAGCATCTGCTGGCGTGCCTCGTTGCCAATTACCGAGTGAAAGTCGCGCACCATGGTTGGGAAAGGGTGTGGTCCGGCTACAGTTCCCAGCAAATAGTGGGTGTTATCAACGTTGGCTACCCAGTCACGAAGAGCCTCGTTAATCGCGTCTTTTAGCGTGCGGCTGCCGGTCTTAACCGGAACAACGGTAGCTCCGAGCAACTCCATGCGGGCCACGTTCAAAGCCTGACGCTCGGTGTCTACCTCGCCCATGTACACGACACACTCGAGTCCAAACAGTGCCGCAGCGGTAGCACTGGCTACACCGTGCTGACCAGCGCCGGTCTCGGCAATAATTCGGGTCTTGCCCATGCGCTTGGTTAGCAGCGCCTGGCCCAGCACGTTGTTGATTTTGTGTGAACCAGTGTGGTTTAGGTCTTCACGCTTCAGAAAGATTCGAACGTCACCTTCGGCATGCTGAGCAAAGCGCTTTGCTTCGGTAATGATCGAAGGTCGGCCGGTGTAGGTTCGGTGCAACTCAGCAAGCTCAGCAGCAAAAGTTGGGTCGGCTTTGGCCGTCTGGTAAGTCGCTTCTAGCTCATCCAAGGCTGCGATGAGAGATTCGGGCACAAAGCGCCCGCCGAACTCTCCGAAGTATGGGCCGACCTGATCTCTAAGTTGCGACATGGCTCTTATCCTACGACTTGCCTGCGAGCAGGAATGATTGAAGCATTTTGGCTGGATCGTTGGTGACTAGTGCCTCGCCTACCAAAACAACATCGGCTCCTGCCGAACGATAGTGAGCAACGTCATCAGCGTTTCTTACTGCAGACTCGGCAACCTTGATAACACCAGCCGGAAACAGCTCGACCAGCGAACCGAATAGGTTTCTGTCGGTTTCAAAGGTGGATAGGTCGCGTGCATTTACGCCGACGAGCTTGGCATCAAGTTCTAGAGCCCGTTCTAGCTCTTCGCGGTCGTGAGTTTCGACAAATGGCGTCATACCTAGTTCGAGTGTGAATTTTTGCAATCTGGCCAGGTCTTTTTGGGCCAATCCCGCCACGATTAGAAGAATTATGTCTGCACCGGCGGCTCGTGCCTCCAGGATTTGATACTCGTTCGAAGTGAAGTCTTTGCGCAAAAGCGGAACAGACACTCGCGAACGGACCGCACGCAAATCATCGAGTGAGCCCTTGAATTTACGTTCCTCGGTAAGCACACTGATGGCGCTGGCACCATTTGTGGCGTAGATTTCCGCGAGGTTCGCTGGATCTGGAATTTCAGCCATTTGACCGCGTGAAGGCGACGCCCGCTTGACCTCAGCCAATACCTTGATCTGATCTGATGGAGCCAAGAACTCCAAGGCGTCAAGAGCTGGCTGGTTGCCGAGTGCAGCGGCTTCAACCTGCGAATACGAGGCTGCCTCGCGCCGTCTTTCCGAGTCCTCTAGCGAGCCAGCGAAGAGTGACTCAAGCACTAGTGTTTGCTCTTGGACTTAGAGCCACCGACTCCGTAGCCCATTTTTTTCAAAATCATGCCCACTGGAATGCCAGCAACAGCAAGCACACCAGACGCAATCACGATTGCAGGCTGGTCAAACCAGAAGGCGAACGTGCCGATTGTGAACGCGATCATGATGATGGTTACCGCGGTCCACGATGCTACTGAATCGCCGTGACCCTGCTCGTGAGTGTTGTCTGACATTTTGTGCCTTTCCTAAAATCTAATAAAATTCTAACAACTATGGCTGGACTAGCGTTGCGAGTCCCAGAGTGAAATCGTGTCTTCTGGCTCTTGGATCGCAACTGCTTTACGTTCTGTCCTGGCAACTTTCTTTGGCCAGATTCGAGATGCGCTGAGGGTCACAGATTGGATTACCAAAGTAAGTGCCAAGGCTCCCAAGGTCAGATAGCCACCAATTTCGGTGACCACAGTGACACCCTTGATTCCATGCTGCGCCGCAATCCCCGTGGCAGCCTCAACGGCCGACGCGAGTGAAGAAATGTTCTGCTGAAGAATTTCGAGCAATAGCGCAACTGCAAAACCAAGGGTGGTCAGAATACTGAGTGAGCCGATCCAGAATCGGGCGCGGGGACCAACAAAAAAGAAAAAGGCGCTTTGGCTGGCTATTAGAAGCAGGGTTGGGCTGATGTATCCGTATGTGTTTGCACCTGAGAAAGACTGAATTACCACAGTGGTGTCTTCGGGCTGCATCTCGAGGGTGAACCAGACTTGATTCACTGCGATCACGGTTAGAACTAGTCCAATAGCCCAGAGGCCAAAGGCTCTTCCCTTGCTGAGCTTCAACGCTGCACCATGCTGTTGGCGGCGATTACCGCGCGAAGGGGTGCCCCCGCCTTGCTGATCGTCTCTTGGTACTCGGTTTCTGGTACCGAGTCCAAAACCAATCCGGCACCCGCCTGAACATGAGCCATTCCATCACGCAGGAACGCAGTTCTAATGGCGATAGCTAGGTCGGCGTTACCCGCGAAGTCTAAGTACCCCACAACGCCACCGTAAATTCCGCGGTTGCCGTGTTCCAACTCATCGATAATTTCTAGCGCTCGTGGTTTAGGAGCCCCAGATAGAGTTCCGGCCGGGAAAGTTGCCCTGAAGACATCCACCGGGGATTGGCCTTCTCTAACTTCGCCCTCAACGGTGGATACCAAGTGCATGATGTGGCTGAATCGGTGTACCTGCATGAACTCGGTCACGGTCACTGATTCTGGTTTGCAGACCTTAAGGAGGTCATTTCTGGCCAGGTCAACCAGCATCAGGTGCTCGGCCTTCTCTTTGTGGTCGGCTACCAAACTCTCTTCGAGTGAAACATCTTCACCCTCGGTTTCGCCTCTAGGGCGTGAACCAGCAATTGGGTGGGTAATAGCCCGACCATGCTGAACTTTGACCAAAGCCTCAGGTGATGAACCAACGACCGCATAGGGTCCGTCCTCGTCAGCAAAGTTGAGCAGGTACATGTACGGGCTTGGGTTTAGCTCCCGCAGTACCCGATAAACGTCCAGCGGTGAGGCGGTGCACGGGTAGTCGAATCTCTGTGAAATAACTACCTGAAAGACATCACCGATGCGGACATAATGCTTCGATTTCTCAACCGCGTTGAGAAACTCCTGCTTGGTAATTCGTGCTTTGGCAGAGTCTTTAGATTCAAGATCAAACAGGGTTTCAGAGTGGCTGGCAGTCTTGCCAAGGTCAGCCTTCATTGCACCGATGTGGGCCAGTGCAGCGCCGTGAAGTTGAGCTAAGTCAGCCTGGTCAGTTACAAAAATGTTCGATACCAACTGAATTGAAAGTTGGTCGTGATCAATGATTACGAGGTCGCGGAACATGGCCATCGCCAATGTCGGACTTGGATAGTCCTTTTGCGGTGCCGGCGCGAGTTTTTCGATTTCGCGAATTAGGTCCCAAGCCATTACGCCGACTAGACCTGAGGTCAGTGGCGGGAGGTCACCGATTGGTTCGGATGTCCAAGCAGCCTGAAGTTTTTCAAGTGCATCCAGAGCTGTCTCAGGGAGTGAGTCACTGGCGTTTGGAAGGGGTCTCTGGTTATCAGCTGAGATCCAGTGCACTCCGCCGTCAGAGTTTTTGACCAGGCTCCCCCGATTGTTCACACCGATAAAGCTAAATCGCGACCAGATACCCTGTTCAGCAGACTCGAGTAGGAAGCTGCCCTCTTTGTCGGCAGCCAACTTCTCAAATATTGAAAGTGGAGTCTCGTCGTCGACCGGAAGGCTCTCGATAATTGGAATGACTCGGTGCTTTTGAGCTAATACTTCTAGCTCTTCAAGGGTCAGTGGCGAGTTCATTCGCCCTCCTGCTCGATGTAAAGAGTTGAAACGTCAAAGCAAGATTCTGAATCGGTGTGGCATGCCGGGCCATTCTCCTTAACCTTGATCAGGAGCGTATCAGCATCGCAGTCAGCTTCAATCGAGACAATTTCTTGGGTATTTCCCGAGGTTGCGCCCTTGTGCCAAAGTTCCTGTCGCGAGCGAGACCAGAAAACAGTCTCACCCTTCTCAAGGCTCAGCAAGAGAGATTCGTGGTTCATCCAGGCAAGCATCAGCACGCGTCCAGTAATCGAACTCTGCACGATGGCCGGAACCAAGCCATCGCTGTTATAAGCGATTGACTCCACTGCAGTTTTATCTACCGGCATTGTTATCTCGTCTCGTATCCTGCGGCTTTTAGAGCTTGCTTGGCATCGTTGATAGATACCGAACCCTCGTGGAAAATTGATGCAGCCAAAATTGCGTCTGCTCCAGCAGCTGCGGCTACTGGAAAGTCCTCGGCCTTGCCGGCTCCCCCGCTGGCGATGACTGGGATATTGGAAATCGCTCGGATTGCTTCCAGCATTTCGGAATCAAAGCCCTCGCGTGTTCCATCAGCATCAATGCTGTTCACCAACAGCTCGCCAGCTCCGCGATCAATTGCTTCTCGAACCCACTGCAGCGCATCGAGGGAGGTTTCCTGACGACCCCCGTGGGTCGTAACCACAAATCCCGATTCGGTAGTTGGTGAGCGCTTTAGGTCAAGCGAAATAACCAAAACCTGGTTCCCGAATCGATTTGAGATTTGGTTCAGCAAGTCTGGATTACTAATTCCCGCTGAGCCAACACTTACCTTGTCGGCACCGGCACCGAGCAGTCGAGCAACGTCATCAACTTGGCGAATACCGCCGCCGACAGTTAGCGGTATAAATACCTGCTCGGCGCAACTGGTGACCAAATCGTACATAGTTGAGCGATTATCTACAGTGGCGTGAACGTCAAGAAACGTCAGCTCGTCTGCTCCGTCTGCGTAGTACCTGGCAGCCAACTCGATCGGATCGCCAGCGTCACGGAGGTTCAGAAAGTTAATCCCTTTGACAACTCGCCCGTCAGCAACATCCAAGCAAGGAATTACACGGATTGACAGCGACATTAGATTCTCGCGGCGTGAATGGCACTAACCAAAATAGCTCTAGCACCGAGTTCGTAAAGTTCATCCATCTTGGCGTTAATCTCGGTTGACTTGACCAGCGCCCGCACGGCTACCCAATCAGAGTCGCGAAGCGGAGAAACCGTAGGAGATTCAATTCCCGGAGTAATTTGCGATGCCTTTTCAACCAATTCAGTCGGGCAGTCGTAATCAAAGATCACGTACTCACGGGCTACTAGGACGCCCTGCATACGGCGCAAAAGCTGCTGGTGCTCTGAAGCACGACCAGGCGCCACGATTAGGTGTGCTGAGCTCTCTAGAATGACCGGGCCAAAAATTTCAAGGCCGGCCTGACGCAAAGTGTTGCCAGTCGAAACCACATCGGCAACCGCATCGGCTACGCCAAGACGGACTGCAACCTCAACGGCACCATCTAGCTGAACCAATTGCACCTCAACGCCCTGCTCTTTGAGGAAGTCCTCGACCAGGTGAGGGTACGCGGTAGCAACCCTTTTGCCAGCTAGGTCTTGAATGGTGCTGAACTGGCCAACTGGTCCGGCAAAGCGGAAAGTAGAACCGCCGAAGCCAAGGTCAGCTACAGACTCTGCCTTCGAGCGGCTGTCTAGGAGTAGGTCGAGCCCAGTAAACCCAACATCAAGCGAACCCGAACCCACATAGGTTGCGATGTCGCGGGGACGTAGGTAGAAAAATTCAATGCCGTGAGCAGTGTCGACCACGTGTAGGTCTTTTGGGTCACGACGTACTGTGTAGCCAGCTTCTTTGAGCATAAGAATGGCTGATTCGGAAAGGATGCCCTTATTTGGGACGGCAACTCTAAGCACTTGAGTCTCTCTGGTCTTGGGGAATTACTAAAAGTTTTTTTCGAGGTCCTGGATGGTGATGCCCTTGGCAGTCATCAACACCTGCAGATGGTAGATGAGTTGAGAGATCTCTTCAGCGGTGCGCTCGTTGCCCTCGTATTCGGCAGCCATCCAGACCTCGGCTGCTTCTTCAACAACCTTTTTTCCGATGGTGTGTACGCCAGCGTCCAGCCACTTTACGGTCTCAGAACCGGATGGGCGCGCTGCGGCTTTGTCACCAATTTCAGCAAAAAGTTGTTCGAAGGACTTCATGCCTCTAGTTTAGTGGCGGTGAGCAATCCCACTGGCTGCTAAGGACCGGAGATTATCAATCTGAGCCTGGCGATCCTCTGCTTTGAACACTGCGGAACCGGCAACAAAGGT
This portion of the Rhodoluna limnophila genome encodes:
- the trpB gene encoding tryptophan synthase subunit beta codes for the protein MSQLRDQVGPYFGEFGGRFVPESLIAALDELEATYQTAKADPTFAAELAELHRTYTGRPSIITEAKRFAQHAEGDVRIFLKREDLNHTGSHKINNVLGQALLTKRMGKTRIIAETGAGQHGVASATAAALFGLECVVYMGEVDTERQALNVARMELLGATVVPVKTGSRTLKDAINEALRDWVANVDNTHYLLGTVAGPHPFPTMVRDFHSVIGNEARQQMLDEYGFLPTALAACVGGGSNAIGLFHAFLDDPEVEMFGFEAAGDGMDTPRHAATLNYGRPGVLHGARSYMLQDEDGQTMESHSISAGLDYPGVGPEHAWLKDLGRAQYWGISDREAMDALRLLSRTEGIIPAIETSHALAGALKLGAVLPAGSSILVNLSGRGDKDMVTAAKYFGLLDGDINV
- the trpC gene encoding indole-3-glycerol phosphate synthase TrpC, with the translated sequence MLESLFAGSLEDSERRREAASYSQVEAAALGNQPALDALEFLAPSDQIKVLAEVKRASPSRGQMAEIPDPANLAEIYATNGASAISVLTEERKFKGSLDDLRAVRSRVSVPLLRKDFTSNEYQILEARAAGADIILLIVAGLAQKDLARLQKFTLELGMTPFVETHDREELERALELDAKLVGVNARDLSTFETDRNLFGSLVELFPAGVIKVAESAVRNADDVAHYRSAGADVVLVGEALVTNDPAKMLQSFLLAGKS
- a CDS encoding DUF6704 family protein — its product is MSDNTHEQGHGDSVASWTAVTIIMIAFTIGTFAFWFDQPAIVIASGVLAVAGIPVGMILKKMGYGVGGSKSKSKH
- a CDS encoding Trp biosynthesis-associated membrane protein, with product MKLSKGRAFGLWAIGLVLTVIAVNQVWFTLEMQPEDTTVVIQSFSGANTYGYISPTLLLIASQSAFFFFVGPRARFWIGSLSILTTLGFAVALLLEILQQNISSLASAVEAATGIAAQHGIKGVTVVTEIGGYLTLGALALTLVIQSVTLSASRIWPKKVARTERKAVAIQEPEDTISLWDSQR
- the trpE gene encoding anthranilate synthase component I yields the protein MNSPLTLEELEVLAQKHRVIPIIESLPVDDETPLSIFEKLAADKEGSFLLESAEQGIWSRFSFIGVNNRGSLVKNSDGGVHWISADNQRPLPNASDSLPETALDALEKLQAAWTSEPIGDLPPLTSGLVGVMAWDLIREIEKLAPAPQKDYPSPTLAMAMFRDLVIIDHDQLSIQLVSNIFVTDQADLAQLHGAALAHIGAMKADLGKTASHSETLFDLESKDSAKARITKQEFLNAVEKSKHYVRIGDVFQVVISQRFDYPCTASPLDVYRVLRELNPSPYMYLLNFADEDGPYAVVGSSPEALVKVQHGRAITHPIAGSRPRGETEGEDVSLEESLVADHKEKAEHLMLVDLARNDLLKVCKPESVTVTEFMQVHRFSHIMHLVSTVEGEVREGQSPVDVFRATFPAGTLSGAPKPRALEIIDELEHGNRGIYGGVVGYLDFAGNADLAIAIRTAFLRDGMAHVQAGAGLVLDSVPETEYQETISKAGAPLRAVIAANSMVQR
- the hisI gene encoding phosphoribosyl-AMP cyclohydrolase yields the protein MPVDKTAVESIAYNSDGLVPAIVQSSITGRVLMLAWMNHESLLLSLEKGETVFWSRSRQELWHKGATSGNTQEIVSIEADCDADTLLIKVKENGPACHTDSESCFDVSTLYIEQEGE
- the hisF gene encoding imidazole glycerol phosphate synthase subunit HisF, which encodes MSLSIRVIPCLDVADGRVVKGINFLNLRDAGDPIELAARYYADGADELTFLDVHATVDNRSTMYDLVTSCAEQVFIPLTVGGGIRQVDDVARLLGAGADKVSVGSAGISNPDLLNQISNRFGNQVLVISLDLKRSPTTESGFVVTTHGGRQETSLDALQWVREAIDRGAGELLVNSIDADGTREGFDSEMLEAIRAISNIPVIASGGAGKAEDFPVAAAAGADAILAASIFHEGSVSINDAKQALKAAGYETR
- the hisG gene encoding ATP phosphoribosyltransferase, with the protein product MLRVAVPNKGILSESAILMLKEAGYTVRRDPKDLHVVDTAHGIEFFYLRPRDIATYVGSGSLDVGFTGLDLLLDSRSKAESVADLGFGGSTFRFAGPVGQFSTIQDLAGKRVATAYPHLVEDFLKEQGVEVQLVQLDGAVEVAVRLGVADAVADVVSTGNTLRQAGLEIFGPVILESSAHLIVAPGRASEHQQLLRRMQGVLVAREYVIFDYDCPTELVEKASQITPGIESPTVSPLRDSDWVAVRALVKSTEINAKMDELYELGARAILVSAIHAARI
- a CDS encoding phosphoribosyl-ATP diphosphatase, which translates into the protein MKSFEQLFAEIGDKAAARPSGSETVKWLDAGVHTIGKKVVEEAAEVWMAAEYEGNERTAEEISQLIYHLQVLMTAKGITIQDLEKNF